The Clostridium sp. DL-VIII DNA window TTTGTGAATGGCGCAAGAGAAATCTGATTTTAAGTTTGAACATGGTTTTCCAGCATCTTTATCCGCTGGAAAACCTTCAGAAGCAGAAAAATATAATGCTATGCAGCAAAATCCAAAACACTTTTCGCAATCAATTTTCAAATCCTCATATAGTTCCTTATTAAATATAGCTTCACTTTTGTGTGTCATTTTTACTCACCCCATATTCTTAAGACACATAATAATTGTTAATATGTAACTTTATGTATGTATATAATTTACTATTTTATATTGCACAGAAATCGTATCGAAATTGCCATAGTACTTTCAATAACAATGCCTATTTAATAAGGTATTCTTAAATATTTTTTAGAGCTTACTATACTATAGCAAGCTCATTCACTAAATTTTATATTAATTCTATTTTCTCTTTAAGTTCATCTATCTTAATTTGCTCATCTTCAGTTAAACTTGAAATATACTTTTTGAATTCCAAATACCATTCCTTGTCATATTCACTGTCCATGCTTGAATCTGATATATGTCTTGCTAAAAGAATGATTTCTAATTTAGATAAGCTTTTAAAGTACGTAATAAATTCATCTTCAAACAAGCATTCAGCATTTAGCATATCTATTAAATCTCCAAGGCTTTTAATATTATTTTTTATAAGCTGAACTTTATCTTGAGTTGAAGAACTCTCTCTAACTTTTTCGCTTAATTTCCTAAATGCAGAGTTACTTAATTGTTTACCATCAATATATCTAATTACTTCGTCATTTTTATTTTTATCAGTTGAAATAAATACTGCCTCCAATTTGTTCAACTTAAGGCTGTCATATATTGCTGGAGTTATTTTGACTACTGCCTTTCTAATGTAACTTATTAATGCATCATTTTCTATATTTAAAATTTCACAACAGCTATAACCATATTTTATTAAGGCTTCCTGTAATTCATTTAAAGATAATTTTCCTAACATTCTTTTTATATATTCTCTATCCATATTGCTAATATTAAGACTATTAAGGTTTTTACCACAAGCAATTAAGCCAAGTGAATTAATTAATACTAGTTCAAAGATGTTTATAAGAAGTAATTCGCTCCTTTTATCATACCCTTTTAATAATTTATTAATTTCAACAATATCAAAGTTATAACAAAACTCATTTTCTAAATCTAGTGTCTCTAGATAATTACTTGTATATTCAATACCTTTATAATTCATATTATCCATACAAAGCTGATAG harbors:
- a CDS encoding DUF6179 domain-containing protein, with the translated sequence MGNSKSIKRYNFSIENNLDAECFFKSILVICHERKLLDDVNLTKISYERLETLKMQLKYYTKDESSSVMVETAEKLMQGIDYTIGMYLKTFDNIELIIEELKKTSLFDMLKRGHDLIKEKVAYSEKLLEKIQKNKLDVDNYSYNDTIDYGISIFFKEYNDFFEPHEVSGSVDYQLCMDNMNYKGIEYTSNYLETLDLENEFCYNFDIVEINKLLKGYDKRSELLLINIFELVLINSLGLIACGKNLNSLNISNMDREYIKRMLGKLSLNELQEALIKYGYSCCEILNIENDALISYIRKAVVKITPAIYDSLKLNKLEAVFISTDKNKNDEVIRYIDGKQLSNSAFRKLSEKVRESSSTQDKVQLIKNNIKSLGDLIDMLNAECLFEDEFITYFKSLSKLEIILLARHISDSSMDSEYDKEWYLEFKKYISSLTEDEQIKIDELKEKIELI